From one Nematostella vectensis chromosome 7, jaNemVect1.1, whole genome shotgun sequence genomic stretch:
- the LOC5510740 gene encoding uncharacterized protein LOC5510740: MGASLTALRFLPKNSKSYQEAIDIWDLYCMTYYYRHCGGQNVKMSPPDPLEFDKQYQEVHACVTKQVIQLLRNLQSESKQSFSLSIKPSTIQHPEAGEGVFLDGSAVPGTVVMFHPGLVYLPPYIRKMPNYPWIDKDNTYLMSRYDGCIVDPKGLDTDIQRSDGTMVAHPLAAGHKVNHAPPGTKPNILPFSYDFAKTFPEELLRLVPNKYYREPNFLFKTPAVLRSVVYVTTDHVHNQELCVNYRLNPAIKLPEWYTPVDRKEDSRRWNG, from the exons ATGGGTGCTAGTTTAACAGCCCTTCGATTCCTCCCAAAAAACAGCAAGTCTTATCAAGAAGCCATAGATATCTGGGACTTGTACTGTATGACCTACTACTATAGACACTGTGGGGGTCAAAATGTAAAGATGTCTCCCCCTGATCCTCTAGAGTTTGATAAGCAATATCAGGAGGTCCATGCATGTGTGACAAAACAG GTTATACAGCTTCTGAGAAACCTACAAAGTGAAAGCAAACAAAGTTTCTCACTGTCAATCAAGCCATCAACCATTCAGCACCCAGAGGCCGGTGAGG GAGTATTTCTAGATGGTTCGGCTGTACCTGGGACTGTTGTAATGTTTCACCCTGGCCTTGTG TACCTTCCTCCTTACATACGGAAGATGCCTAACTATCCCTGGATTGATAAAGACAACACCTACCTCATGTCAAGATATGATGGTTGTATCGTAGATCCAAAAGGTCTGGATACTGATATACAG AGGTCTGATGGAACAATGGTGGCCCATCCACTAGCAGCAGGTCATAAGGTGAACCACGCCCCACCTGGCACCAAACCAAACATTCTACCCTTCTCTTATGACTTTGCCAAGACCTTTCCTGAAGAGCTTCTAAGGCTGGTTCCTAATAA ATATTACCGTGAACCGAATTTCCTGTTCAAGACTCCCGCAGTCCTTAGAAGTGTGGTATACGTCAcaacggatcacgtgcacaacCAAGAGCTTTGTGTCAA TTATCGGTTAAATCCAGCCATCAAATTGCCAGAATGGTATACCCCAGTGGACAGAAAAGAGGATTCGCGCCGCTGGAATGGCTAA